The proteins below are encoded in one region of Pochonia chlamydosporia 170 chromosome Unknown PCv3seq00030, whole genome shotgun sequence:
- a CDS encoding reverse transcriptase (similar to Metarhizium robertsii ARSEF 23 XP_007817092.1), with the protein MGFNWTDYIITRSGASPENPLPRSFAEKGIQNANAHLFKDHRICAPGEATKSSAQKQAEKVRNRDQRSIADVMKLDTRLPREQDSANKLVQGFDRKLSRYYFQRLLLEWIIEENHSFTVCCEQGRLRRIFEYLNPLVKITDANITRPTIRRKVLSSSGLIHVSFDGWKSGNRHSLYGVACFFRDENSQPRKLVLGVPELRTRHFGHNIAAEILDVLDAYGIKDRVGYFTLDNAESNDKAMEVIGGELGFMGSTRRGRCFGHTLNLSAKALLFGHNVEAFEEQLSGAAALSEAEHTLWRRKGPVGKLHNLVVDIRRSDQLIYLLRSIQRSEFDMSADVRVRASKTLDLIIDNDTRWLSQLYMIRRAITLRPYLEQLILKHRQQWEQDNRSKRTGNLRKSAKEPRICLEENQLTAHDWTVLGHLATLLGFYEDAVKTLEGDGQQRKRKGGWVGSYGNVWEVIQGFEFLLEVLEEYKQLASGIPDPEHFRININLGWEKLNKYYCALDETPIYYTALALHPAFRWGYFENEWKDNTKWVTKAKQMVREVWETEYRNLQIDSSPVVHEPAAKRQRKYYNPFQAYCERTRPVSRCGRVKEEGSSPARIDVDVDELELWQSSREDGDSDIRDPITYWHERRRGYPRLSRMALDFLTIQPMSAECERLFAAAGRMVTPLRSRLDADIIGMCQVLRSWLRAGVIDDLDVLLLPVETVDGEEPVEDTDGGESSGDNSDEVDDTA; encoded by the exons ATGGGCTTCAACTGGACTGATTATATA atcaccagatccggcgcatcacccgAAAATCCCTTACCGAGGAGCTTTGCGGAAAAGGGCATTCAGAACGCGAATGCTCATCTGTTCAAGGATCACAGAATATGCGCACCCGGCGAGGCGACAAAATCGTCGGCTCAAAAACAAGCAGAAAAGGTAAGGAACAGGGACCAGAGGTCTATTGCTGATGTGATGAAACTCGATACAAGGCTCCCACGCGAGCAAGACAGTGCGAATAAGCTCGTTCAAGGCTTCGACCGGAAGTTGTCGCGTtac TACTTCCAACGACTTCTACTCGAATGGATCATTGAGGAGAATCACTCTTTTACTGTTTGTTGTGAACAAGGAAGACTGCGAAGAATATTCGAATATCTCAATCCCCTTGTGAAGATAACCGACGCCAACATTACGAGGCCGACTATTCGCCGGAAAGTTCTCTCG TCATCGGGCCTGATTCATGTCTCATTTGACGGATGGAAGTCAGGGAATAGACACAGTCTGTACGgagttgcttgcttctttcgGGACGAGAACAGTCAGCCGCGAAAGCTAGTGCTTGGCGTCCCTGAGCTGCGAACGCGCCATTTTGGGCACAATATTGCGGCAGAAATACTTGACGTCCTTGACGCGTATGGAATTAAGGATAGGGTTGGGTACTTCACATTAGATAATGCAGAGAGCAATGACAAAGCGATGGAAGTAATTGGTGGCGAGCTTGGCTTCATGGGATCGACGAGGCGTGGCCGCTGTTTCGGCCACACTCTAAACCTCTCCGCGaaagctcttctttttggccACAACGTTGAGGCGTTTGAAGAGCAGCTGTCAGGTGCAGCAGCCTTATCTGAGGCAGAGCACACGCTTTGGCGGCGCAAGGGACCCGTCGGAAAGTTGCACAATCTAGTCGTAGATATTAGGAGGTCGGATCAGCTTATTTATCTCCTGCGAAGTATACAGCGGTCAGAATTCGACATGTCGGCTGATGTTAGGGTCAGAGCAAGCAAGACACTCGATCTAATCATTGACAACGATACACGATGGCTTTCTCAACTATATATGATAAGGCGAGCCATTACTCTCCGTCCATACCTTGAGCAGCTTATATTGAAGCATCGCCAGCAATGGGAGCAAGATAACAGGTCAAAGAGGACAGGCAATTTAAGGAAGTCGGCCAAGGAGCCGCGGATTTGCTTGGAAGaaaaccagttgacggctCATGACTGGACCGTCCTTGGGCATCTCGCTACACTTCTTGGGTTCTACGAAGATGccgtcaagactctagaaggcgatGGTCAGCAGCGCAAGCGCAAAGGTGGATGGGTGGGCTCCTACGGGAATGTGTGGGAAGTCATTCAAGGATTTGAGTTCCTTCTAGAGGTCCTCGAAGAGTATAAGCAGCTTGCGTCTGGAATACCTGACCCGGAGCATTTCAGAATTAACATCAACTTGGGATGGGAGAAGCTGAACAAGTATTACTGCGCGTTGGACGAGACACCAATTTATTATACGGCTTTGGCCCTGCATCCGGCTTTCCGATGGGGATATTTCGAGAACGAGTGGAAGGACAATACGAAATGGGTGACGAAGGCGAAGCAAATGGTTCGAGAAGTGTGGGAAACGGAATATCGCAACCTGCAAATAGACTCAAGCCCCGTGGTCCACGAACCGGCAGCTAAGCGGCAGCGCAAGTACTACAACCCTTTTCAGGCGTATTGTGAACGCACTCGGCCAGTCTCTAGATGCGGCAGGGTTAAAGAGGAAGGGTCGTCGCCCGCTCGCATAgatgtggatgttgacgaaCTGGAATTATGGCAGTCATCGAGAGAGGATGGGGACAGCGACATTAGAGATCCGATAACGTACTGGCATGAGCGCCGACGAGGATATCCACGCCTGTCGCGAATGGCGCTGGACTTCCTTAcgattcagccaatgtcagctGAGTGTGAGAGATTGTTTGCGGCAGCGGGACGCATGGTAACACCGCTGCGAAGCCGgcttgatgctgatatcATAGGAATGTGCCAAGTGCTACGGTCGTGGTTGAGAGCTGGGGTAATCGACGACCTAGACGTACTGCTTCTTCCCGTTGAGACTGTTGACGGTGAGGAGCCCGTAGAAGACACTGATGGGGGGGAGAGTTCGGGTGATAACTCTGATGAGGTAGACGACACCGCGTGA